The following proteins are encoded in a genomic region of Dioscorea cayenensis subsp. rotundata cultivar TDr96_F1 chromosome 8, TDr96_F1_v2_PseudoChromosome.rev07_lg8_w22 25.fasta, whole genome shotgun sequence:
- the LOC120267318 gene encoding auxin-induced protein 6B-like, translating to MSTLVKKLLFCGAKSFPSDVELPEGHIWVCVGAENEETQRFELETNYLNHPLFEDLLRLSVQEFGYSYAGALRISCDIDFFLHVLHLLRSSNPRVHYMELNDIMDSFNAGSRQREIGYHHK from the coding sequence atgaGTACTCTTGTGAAGAAGCTGTTGTTTTGTGGTGCTAAGAGCTTTCCAAGTGATGTTGAACTCCCTGAAGGACACATATGGGTGTGTGTAGGAGCTGAGAATGAAGAGACACAGAGGTTTGAGCTTGAGACAAACTACCTCAACCATCCATTGTTTGAAGATTTGCTGAGACTCTCAGTACAGGAGTTTGGTTATTCATATGCCGGTGCGCTGAGGATCTCGTGCGATATCGATTTTTTCTTGCATGTTCTACACTTGCTTAGAAGCAGCAACCCTAGAGTGCATTACATGGAACTTAATGATATTATGGATAGTTTCAATGCTGGAAGTAGGCAAAGGGAAATTGGATATCATCACAAGTAG